One part of the Treponema peruense genome encodes these proteins:
- a CDS encoding heavy-metal-associated domain-containing protein: MIRIILGVEGMACGMCEAHINEAIRNAFPVKKVTSSHTRKQTIILTEQDIPEQELKGAVAKAGYDVVSVSSEPYEKKGLFGRLVR, encoded by the coding sequence TTGATCAGGATCATATTAGGCGTAGAGGGAATGGCCTGCGGTATGTGCGAGGCCCATATCAATGAGGCGATAAGGAATGCGTTCCCTGTAAAAAAAGTAACAAGCTCGCATACGAGGAAACAGACAATCATCCTTACAGAGCAGGATATCCCGGAACAGGAACTGAAAGGTGCAGTGGCAAAGGCTGGGTATGATGTTGTGTCAGTAAGCAGTGAGCCGTATGAGAAAAAAGGGCTGTTCGGAAGACTTGTGAGGTAG
- a CDS encoding class I SAM-dependent methyltransferase, whose amino-acid sequence MNFFENTRKPQGFSGKLMAKMMNSGHAKVSQWGFSNISAKPDAKVLDVGCGGGANIAAWLDKCRNGHVTGLDYSEVSVAESQKLNAAAIKQGKCRVVQGDVSAIPFPDAVFDYVSAFETVYFWPDLKKCFSEVNRVLKSGGTFLICNESDGTNAADEKWTKMIGGMKIYNRDQLAVALKEAGFTEIKTYTNTKKHWICIIATKQTSSLSEVGQREKSGISEE is encoded by the coding sequence ATGAATTTTTTTGAGAACACCCGTAAGCCGCAAGGCTTCAGTGGAAAATTGATGGCGAAGATGATGAACAGCGGCCACGCCAAGGTGTCGCAATGGGGATTCTCAAATATCTCCGCGAAGCCAGACGCTAAAGTGCTGGATGTCGGTTGCGGAGGCGGAGCAAATATTGCGGCCTGGCTGGATAAGTGCAGAAACGGCCATGTGACAGGACTGGACTATTCGGAGGTCAGTGTGGCAGAATCTCAAAAGCTGAACGCTGCTGCCATTAAACAGGGAAAATGCAGAGTGGTTCAGGGCGATGTATCGGCTATTCCCTTTCCCGATGCGGTCTTTGATTATGTCTCTGCCTTTGAGACAGTTTACTTCTGGCCGGATCTGAAAAAATGCTTTTCCGAGGTAAATCGTGTTCTGAAAAGCGGCGGAACATTTCTGATTTGCAACGAGAGCGACGGAACGAATGCCGCAGATGAAAAATGGACAAAGATGATCGGCGGTATGAAGATTTATAATCGTGATCAACTTGCCGTTGCTTTGAAAGAAGCGGGTTTTACAGAGATAAAAACGTATACAAACACAAAAAAGCATTGGATATGTATTATCGCAACAAAACAGACTTCCAGTTTATCTGAAGTTGGACAACGTGAAAAATCGGGAATTTCGGAGGAATGA
- a CDS encoding class I SAM-dependent methyltransferase: MADKIQKAYQDSKNIYDDVLTQGNIFSKLYINFFWSGTDDNEIARKVLSYIPDDFHGKLLDVPVGTAVFTYKKWGMLQNADITCLDYSEDMIEQARDRMKDYSHVSCVQGDVGNLPLKDESCDIVISMNGFHAFPDKKKAFKETWRVLKPGGRFIACFYIKGEKKITDWLVKNVLSKKGWFTPPFPTQEHLMNILNKLYKNIDFHVEGAMVYFSAVK, from the coding sequence ATGGCAGATAAAATACAAAAGGCATATCAAGATTCAAAAAATATATATGATGACGTGCTGACGCAGGGAAATATTTTCAGCAAGCTCTACATTAATTTCTTTTGGAGCGGAACAGATGATAATGAAATCGCAAGGAAAGTGCTTTCATATATCCCTGATGATTTTCACGGAAAACTGCTTGATGTACCTGTTGGGACAGCTGTATTCACATATAAGAAATGGGGAATGCTTCAAAACGCAGATATTACCTGCCTTGATTATAGCGAGGATATGATTGAACAGGCACGGGATAGAATGAAGGATTACTCCCATGTTTCCTGCGTTCAGGGAGATGTCGGAAATCTTCCGCTTAAGGATGAAAGCTGTGATATCGTCATCAGTATGAATGGTTTTCATGCTTTCCCGGACAAGAAAAAAGCCTTTAAGGAAACATGGCGTGTATTAAAACCGGGAGGCAGGTTCATCGCCTGCTTTTATATAAAGGGTGAAAAGAAAATCACAGATTGGCTTGTTAAAAATGTTTTGTCAAAAAAAGGATGGTTTACTCCACCATTCCCAACACAGGAACATCTGATGAACATTCTTAATAAGCTTTATAAGAATATAGATTTTCATGTAGAAGGGGCAATGGTCTATTTTTCGGCAGTAAAGTAG
- a CDS encoding alpha/beta hydrolase: protein MAFSEELKAFQDTHPFSAAIVDGIEVNYLLCGNESSKITLVYLVGGTGFSVVWFNHIRQMEKDYRILTFDYPVQINDMEQLADFTIRFVEQMKIKNPLFIGASLGGLLAQLIMRKYPNGDAAYGLYSTSALSASAVKDLMKQYKSYGVMLALMKIVPYSWIRKILINVSKKMVGVENEAEQDRKYMEDFFEWVYQNYTKEFDIHMTTLMVSIAKIKPITEQDYKKADKNVLLVLPTDDKAFSEAAKNELISHLPNAMVTMVTGGHTATLYKVGTYAEGTRKFIEERISV from the coding sequence ATGGCTTTTTCAGAAGAACTAAAGGCATTTCAGGATACACATCCGTTTTCCGCAGCAATCGTGGACGGCATAGAAGTAAATTATCTGCTGTGTGGCAATGAAAGCAGCAAGATCACTTTGGTGTATCTTGTGGGCGGAACGGGCTTTTCTGTTGTTTGGTTCAATCATATCAGGCAGATGGAGAAAGATTATCGGATTCTGACCTTTGATTACCCGGTGCAGATTAATGACATGGAGCAGCTTGCGGATTTTACAATTCGGTTTGTGGAACAGATGAAAATCAAAAATCCGTTATTTATAGGCGCATCTCTGGGCGGACTTCTTGCACAGCTTATTATGCGAAAATATCCGAATGGCGATGCGGCTTACGGACTCTATTCCACATCCGCTTTGTCCGCGTCCGCTGTCAAGGACTTAATGAAGCAATACAAATCCTACGGAGTCATGCTTGCGCTTATGAAGATTGTACCCTATAGCTGGATTCGCAAAATTCTGATTAATGTCTCCAAGAAAATGGTCGGTGTTGAAAACGAGGCGGAGCAAGACCGAAAATATATGGAGGATTTCTTCGAGTGGGTTTACCAAAACTACACAAAGGAATTTGACATTCATATGACCACGCTGATGGTAAGCATAGCGAAAATAAAACCGATAACGGAGCAGGACTATAAAAAGGCTGATAAAAATGTGCTGCTCGTCCTGCCCACGGACGATAAGGCTTTTTCAGAAGCGGCGAAGAATGAGCTTATCAGTCATCTTCCGAACGCTATGGTCACAATGGTAACAGGCGGCCATACAGCCACATTGTACAAGGTTGGCACATATGCGGAAGGCACACGGAAGTTTATTGAAGAAAGAATCTCAGTTTAG